From a single Paenibacillus sp. FSL W8-0426 genomic region:
- the hisF gene encoding imidazole glycerol phosphate synthase subunit HisF — translation MLAKRIIPCLDVKDGRVVKGVNFVNLRDAGDPVELAALYDREGADELVFLDISASVEGRETMEEVVRQTAGEIAIPFTVGGGISKVDDMKRILRAGADKIAVNTAAVLNPQLIADGARRFGSQCIVVAVDAKYNEAWGEWEVYTHGGRKPSGIKALEWVKQAEALGAGEILLTSMDADGTKDGFDLKLTAAVSESVRIPVIASGGAGKESDFYDVFTAGKADAGLAATIFHYKEIAVPELKKHLKEQGVEIRE, via the coding sequence ATGCTGGCAAAAAGAATCATTCCGTGTCTGGACGTCAAGGACGGCCGGGTTGTCAAAGGCGTTAATTTCGTCAATCTCCGCGATGCGGGAGATCCGGTGGAACTGGCGGCGCTGTACGACCGCGAAGGCGCGGACGAACTCGTGTTTCTCGATATCTCCGCTTCCGTGGAAGGCCGCGAAACGATGGAAGAGGTCGTGCGGCAGACGGCGGGAGAGATCGCTATTCCGTTTACGGTAGGCGGAGGCATCTCGAAGGTGGATGACATGAAACGCATTTTGCGCGCAGGCGCAGACAAAATCGCGGTGAATACGGCTGCCGTGCTGAACCCGCAATTGATTGCGGACGGAGCACGGCGTTTTGGCTCCCAATGCATCGTGGTGGCGGTGGATGCCAAGTATAACGAAGCATGGGGAGAATGGGAAGTGTACACCCACGGCGGACGCAAGCCATCCGGAATCAAGGCGCTGGAGTGGGTGAAACAGGCCGAAGCGCTGGGCGCCGGAGAAATCCTGTTGACCAGTATGGACGCGGACGGAACCAAGGACGGGTTTGACCTGAAACTGACGGCCGCGGTATCCGAATCGGTACGGATTCCGGTCATCGCTTCCGGCGGCGCAGGCAAGGAGTCCGACTTCTATGACGTGTTCACGGCAGGCAAAGCCGATGCGGGCCTTGCGGCTACGATTTTCCATTACAAGGAAATCGCTGTGCCGGAGTTGAAGAAACATTTGAAAGAACAAGGGGTGGAAATCCGTGAGTAA
- the hisIE gene encoding bifunctional phosphoribosyl-AMP cyclohydrolase/phosphoribosyl-ATP diphosphatase HisIE codes for MSNVSREIREQLSLEQVVEHIRWQDGLVPAIVQDATTNEVLMMAYMNRESLKLSLESGETWFWSRSRQELWHKGATSGNVQKITSIKYDCDGDTLLVAVKPDGPACHTGEVTCFHNEIVGLPQQTDGENAAASPASGRFDVLAELESVIAERERERPEGAYTTYLFDKGVDKILKKIGEEASETIIAAKNKDNEELRLEVSDLLYHLLVLLQERKLPLDDIMSELSRRHERPRRD; via the coding sequence GTGAGTAACGTAAGCAGAGAAATCAGGGAACAGTTGTCCCTGGAGCAAGTGGTCGAGCATATCCGTTGGCAGGACGGGCTAGTGCCCGCCATCGTGCAGGATGCAACTACCAACGAAGTGTTGATGATGGCATACATGAATCGAGAATCGCTGAAATTGTCGCTCGAATCGGGAGAGACCTGGTTCTGGTCGCGTTCCCGACAAGAGTTGTGGCATAAAGGCGCAACGTCCGGAAACGTGCAAAAGATTACTTCGATCAAATACGATTGTGACGGAGATACGCTGCTGGTAGCGGTCAAACCGGATGGTCCTGCTTGCCATACCGGCGAGGTAACGTGCTTCCACAACGAAATCGTGGGTTTGCCGCAGCAAACTGACGGCGAAAACGCGGCAGCTTCCCCGGCCTCGGGACGGTTTGATGTGCTCGCCGAGCTGGAGTCGGTCATTGCGGAACGTGAACGCGAGCGTCCGGAAGGAGCGTACACCACATATCTCTTCGATAAGGGCGTCGATAAAATTTTGAAAAAAATCGGCGAGGAAGCGTCCGAGACGATCATCGCCGCCAAAAATAAGGATAATGAAGAGCTCCGCCTAGAGGTTAGCGATCTGCTGTACCACTTGCTCGTCTTGCTGCAGGAGCGAAAGCTGCCGCTGGACGACATCATGTCCGAATTGAGCCGTCGCCATGAGCGGCCACGCCGCGATTAG
- the hisJ gene encoding histidinol-phosphatase HisJ: MRIDYHTHHERCGHAVGKLEEYVQRAVEMGFSHIGLSDHMPLLHVDPAQYYPEMAMPMDELPRYVEECFSLKERYRGQIEVRVGLEGDYIEGWENEIRAIIERYPWDYVIGSVHFLGEWDITDFRQTHGWEGRDVLEVYRQYYDAVGKAAATGMYDIMGHTDVIKRFGHVPAEEQTGERIALENAALQAIARSGCAMELNASGLTKPCAEMFPSRRMLEEALRLGIPLTLGSDSHDPKKLGENLEHAEALLAELGCTEVAVFEGRRRSFVPLNV; the protein is encoded by the coding sequence ATGCGGATCGATTATCATACGCACCATGAACGCTGCGGTCATGCCGTCGGCAAGCTGGAAGAGTATGTACAGCGTGCGGTAGAGATGGGCTTTTCCCACATCGGGTTGTCTGATCATATGCCGCTGCTGCACGTCGACCCGGCTCAGTATTATCCGGAGATGGCCATGCCGATGGACGAACTCCCGCGTTATGTGGAGGAATGCTTCTCCTTGAAGGAGCGGTACCGCGGACAAATCGAAGTTCGTGTCGGGCTTGAAGGCGACTACATTGAAGGCTGGGAAAATGAAATCCGCGCCATCATCGAACGATATCCATGGGATTATGTGATCGGTTCGGTCCATTTTCTCGGCGAATGGGACATCACCGACTTCAGGCAGACGCATGGCTGGGAAGGACGCGACGTGCTGGAGGTATACCGTCAATATTATGATGCCGTCGGCAAAGCCGCAGCTACCGGCATGTATGACATCATGGGACATACGGACGTGATCAAACGTTTCGGACATGTACCGGCGGAGGAGCAGACCGGAGAACGCATTGCGCTGGAAAATGCAGCGCTTCAAGCTATTGCCCGCAGCGGCTGCGCAATGGAGCTGAACGCATCCGGCTTAACCAAACCCTGTGCCGAGATGTTTCCAAGCCGGCGCATGCTGGAGGAAGCCCTCCGGCTGGGCATTCCGCTGACGCTTGGATCGGATTCTCACGATCCGAAGAAGCTTGGCGAGAATCTGGAGCATGCCGAAGCCCTGCTCGCAGAACTTGGTTGTACGGAGGTTGCCGTGTTCGAAGGCCGGCGCCGTTCTTTCGTTCCTTTAAATGTATAG
- a CDS encoding ribose-phosphate pyrophosphokinase → MQQSLRIFSGSSNPKLAEEVCDKLGVELGKIKLSRFKSGEIYVHYEETIRNCDVFLVQSLSHPINELFVELLVMIDAAKRASARTINIIVPYYGYARQERKSAPREPISAKMVADVLTTAGASRVVTIDLHAAAIQGFFNIPVDHMTSLDLISDYLLSKGIENPVVVSPDAGRASMAEKLANRLDSPFAIMIKKRPSHNESVITHVIGDVEGRTPIIIEDLIDTGTTILNVVEGLKERGSKNVYVCATHGLFSDGALSKLDHPSIAEVVVTDSIALPESHPNCVTVLPVAPMLARAIRIIVDGGSMATLFRDSGI, encoded by the coding sequence ATGCAACAATCATTACGTATTTTTTCCGGTTCTTCGAACCCGAAGCTGGCGGAAGAGGTATGCGACAAGCTGGGCGTTGAGCTGGGCAAAATCAAGCTGTCTCGGTTCAAGAGCGGGGAAATCTACGTTCACTACGAGGAAACCATTCGCAATTGCGATGTGTTTCTTGTGCAGTCGTTGTCTCATCCGATCAATGAACTGTTTGTGGAGCTGCTCGTCATGATCGATGCAGCCAAGCGGGCTTCTGCCCGTACAATCAACATCATCGTTCCTTATTATGGATATGCCCGGCAGGAACGCAAGTCTGCCCCGCGCGAACCGATCTCCGCCAAGATGGTCGCCGATGTGCTGACCACGGCCGGAGCAAGCCGCGTGGTTACCATTGACCTGCATGCCGCGGCCATTCAAGGCTTCTTTAACATTCCGGTCGATCACATGACTTCCCTTGATTTGATCAGCGATTATTTGCTCAGCAAAGGGATCGAGAATCCGGTCGTCGTATCGCCGGATGCCGGCCGGGCCTCCATGGCCGAGAAGCTGGCGAATCGCCTGGATTCCCCGTTCGCGATCATGATCAAAAAGCGTCCAAGCCATAACGAATCGGTGATTACGCATGTCATCGGGGATGTGGAAGGCCGGACGCCGATCATCATTGAAGATTTGATCGACACGGGCACGACGATTCTGAACGTGGTTGAAGGATTGAAGGAACGCGGATCGAAAAATGTGTACGTGTGCGCAACGCACGGTCTTTTTTCCGACGGCGCATTAAGCAAGCTGGATCACCCTTCGATCGCCGAAGTGGTCGTTACGGACTCGATTGCTCTGCCGGAATCGCATCCGAATTGCGTCACCGTACTACCGGTCGCACCTATGCTGGCCAGAGCGATACGCATCATCGTCGATGGCGGCTCGATGGCGACGCTGTTCAGGGATTCCGGAATTTAG
- a CDS encoding helix-turn-helix domain-containing protein, with translation MSRTWYYRLLFSYFPIFLLTVTIIIFIAFVFVNDISREETRKADRISSSYLVDNVDRIIRDIELSVLNSVEANPAYKLYFNNQGQVSRDAVYAIAQNLRELTNSSSNIQSIYLYDKINESVLTVSGSKEVEGFSDKAWIDEIASGAVGPGWQPVRQYNAGLVQRTPVRVLTVNKEMPLPFGSEGVLVINVKMSSIEQSIDSMVNGQLSFMTILDHNGQVVYDAHSDHEGVANGRKLNTLTLERLGWTFTSGIKAGNLFGWVSVISYVWVGIAFVTVVCSIIYIVYITRRNYKPIQVIMNRIEAHQIRTMEQSGSRTDEMKLIDGVLENLINHMMDYDKKSRENMLLQRSKLFNDLLHGENLDGIMERLQELSPLSGFDDSNSARFAVVVGEINRFEKVFQQKYTRSEQNTLRFALMNVLQELSRDQGLQCWTEWIGADRAAILFLSTGNEAETTEQIKAVAEECRDWVEQNLRIPLSFGIGPIAEGAEHIRHSYAAAEAVLHRKLLMNGDVALAAESGETPQRLLVTYSCLQMISEFVKRFRMSSSQWRDQLEEMFEAFEQNQLQDDQIRSLIQAMLQMLSREVAVMSEQLQEQLSEERIGERLKRMDEAETFEEVKALLLDDLTDLFRTYVSASETKSYRAMVNEMKNYIEEQFANPDLSLKHLSERFQISGKHASYLFKTEFNMKFVDFVTELRMKEAERLLLNSDLSQQDIALKVGYANAISFGRVFKRIVGITPGDYRRLKREPPAAADANH, from the coding sequence TTGTCACGTACATGGTATTATCGCTTACTGTTTTCGTATTTTCCCATTTTTCTGCTTACCGTGACGATCATCATCTTTATTGCCTTTGTATTTGTAAACGACATTTCCAGGGAGGAGACCCGGAAGGCGGACCGGATATCGTCCAGCTATCTCGTGGACAACGTGGACCGGATTATTCGGGATATTGAGTTATCCGTCTTAAACTCGGTGGAAGCTAACCCTGCATATAAACTCTATTTCAACAACCAAGGCCAGGTCAGCCGAGATGCGGTGTATGCCATTGCGCAGAATTTGCGGGAATTGACCAATTCGTCTTCCAACATTCAATCCATCTACTTATATGACAAGATTAATGAAAGCGTTTTAACAGTTAGCGGGTCCAAAGAGGTTGAGGGTTTTTCCGACAAAGCCTGGATTGACGAGATCGCCTCAGGGGCTGTAGGACCGGGCTGGCAGCCTGTCAGGCAATACAATGCCGGGTTGGTCCAGCGGACGCCGGTTCGCGTACTGACCGTCAACAAGGAGATGCCTCTGCCGTTCGGCTCGGAAGGCGTGCTTGTCATCAACGTAAAGATGAGCAGCATCGAACAGAGCATTGATAGCATGGTGAACGGACAACTATCGTTTATGACGATCCTTGACCATAACGGTCAGGTCGTATACGACGCGCATTCAGACCACGAGGGCGTGGCGAACGGAAGAAAACTGAACACCCTGACGCTGGAAAGGCTGGGATGGACATTCACCAGCGGCATTAAGGCAGGCAATCTTTTTGGATGGGTATCCGTCATTTCCTATGTGTGGGTGGGCATTGCCTTTGTCACCGTCGTGTGCTCCATCATTTATATCGTTTATATCACGCGTCGCAACTACAAACCGATCCAGGTCATCATGAACCGGATCGAGGCCCATCAGATTCGAACGATGGAACAATCGGGCTCCCGCACGGATGAGATGAAGCTGATCGACGGCGTTCTGGAGAACCTGATTAACCACATGATGGACTACGACAAAAAAAGCAGGGAAAATATGCTGCTGCAGCGCAGCAAGCTTTTCAACGACCTGCTGCACGGCGAAAATCTGGACGGCATTATGGAGCGTCTGCAGGAGCTCTCCCCGCTATCGGGCTTCGATGATTCGAATTCGGCGCGGTTTGCCGTCGTTGTCGGGGAGATCAACCGGTTTGAAAAAGTATTCCAACAGAAATACACGCGAAGCGAGCAGAACACGCTTCGATTTGCGTTAATGAACGTATTGCAGGAGTTGTCCCGCGATCAAGGGCTGCAATGCTGGACAGAGTGGATCGGCGCCGACCGGGCCGCCATTCTGTTCTTGTCAACGGGGAACGAAGCAGAAACGACGGAGCAGATTAAAGCGGTTGCCGAGGAGTGTCGGGATTGGGTCGAGCAGAATTTGCGCATCCCGCTGAGCTTCGGCATTGGACCCATTGCGGAAGGGGCGGAACATATCCGTCATTCTTATGCAGCGGCAGAAGCGGTCCTGCACCGCAAATTGCTGATGAACGGAGACGTAGCGCTGGCCGCCGAAAGCGGCGAGACGCCCCAGCGTTTATTGGTGACCTATTCCTGTTTGCAAATGATCTCCGAGTTCGTGAAACGGTTCCGCATGTCGAGCAGTCAGTGGCGGGATCAACTGGAGGAAATGTTCGAGGCGTTCGAGCAGAACCAGCTGCAGGATGACCAGATTCGTTCCTTGATCCAGGCGATGCTGCAGATGTTGAGCCGCGAAGTAGCGGTCATGTCGGAGCAACTGCAGGAGCAATTGTCCGAAGAACGGATCGGCGAACGTTTGAAACGAATGGATGAGGCCGAAACATTCGAAGAGGTCAAAGCGCTGCTGCTTGATGATCTGACCGACTTATTCCGAACGTATGTCTCCGCCAGCGAAACGAAGAGTTACCGGGCCATGGTCAACGAAATGAAAAATTACATCGAAGAGCAGTTTGCCAATCCGGACCTTTCGCTGAAGCATTTGAGCGAGCGCTTCCAGATCTCCGGCAAACATGCGAGTTATTTGTTCAAGACCGAGTTCAACATGAAATTCGTTGATTTTGTCACCGAGCTCCGCATGAAGGAGGCCGAGCGGCTTCTGCTGAATTCGGATCTGTCGCAACAGGATATCGCCCTGAAAGTGGGATATGCCAATGCGATCTCCTTTGGGCGCGTGTTCAAACGGATCGTCGGCATTACGCCGGGAGACTATCGCCGTTTAAAGCGTGAGCCCCCGGCAGCAGCCGATGCGAATCACTAA